A single genomic interval of Antarcticibacterium arcticum harbors:
- a CDS encoding UDP-2,3-diacylglucosamine diphosphatase, producing the protein MIIPEGKKIYFSSDNHLGAPSSEASKPRELKFVKWLDEIKEDAAAIFLLGDLFDFWFEYKYVVPKGFVRTLGKLAEIRDSGIPVYFFVGNHDLWMKDYFENELNIPVYHQPKEFEFNNKKFLIGHGDGLGPGDIGYKRMKKVFTNPLSKWLYRWLHPDLGVPLAQYFSVKNKAISGVEDQEFLGEDKEWLIQYCRRKLETTHYDYFIFGHRHLPLEIDLNGRSTYINTGDWISHYTYAVFDGGQLQLQKL; encoded by the coding sequence ATGATAATTCCGGAAGGTAAAAAAATCTATTTTTCCAGTGACAATCATCTAGGTGCTCCTTCTTCCGAAGCCAGTAAACCGCGTGAGCTTAAATTTGTTAAATGGCTGGATGAAATTAAAGAAGATGCGGCTGCTATTTTTTTACTTGGAGACCTTTTTGATTTCTGGTTTGAATATAAATATGTAGTGCCTAAAGGCTTTGTAAGAACACTTGGCAAACTGGCCGAGATTCGTGACAGCGGAATTCCGGTCTACTTCTTTGTGGGAAACCACGACCTGTGGATGAAGGATTATTTTGAAAACGAACTTAATATTCCTGTATATCACCAGCCTAAAGAATTTGAATTCAACAACAAAAAGTTTCTTATTGGCCATGGGGATGGCCTGGGCCCCGGAGATATTGGGTATAAGCGCATGAAAAAAGTGTTTACCAACCCACTTTCCAAATGGCTTTACCGCTGGCTTCACCCCGATCTTGGAGTGCCCCTGGCACAATATTTTTCTGTAAAGAACAAGGCGATCTCCGGTGTTGAAGATCAGGAGTTTTTAGGGGAAGACAAAGAGTGGCTTATTCAATACTGCCGGCGCAAACTGGAAACCACTCATTACGACTATTTTATTTTTGGCCACCGGCACTTACCCCTCGAGATTGATCTTAATGGTAGATCGACCTACATAAACACGGGCGACTGGATCTCTCATTACACCTACGCTGTATTCGACGGTGGGCAATTGCAGCTTCAGAAATTATAG